The Deinococcus sonorensis KR-87 genome includes a window with the following:
- the csaB gene encoding polysaccharide pyruvyl transferase CsaB, which yields MNIAVSGYYGFDNTGDEAIALAITRELQRRGHTALLLSNTPAQTRARYGGRSEGRMSVLGLPRAILSSQQLWSGGGGLLQDKTSSRTLTYYLGVIRLAQLLRRRVVVFNQSVGPLSLEGGARVARGLQGACVIVRDRGSLETLKRLGVEARLGGDPALLLTPSDTVQRQPETVVLAPRGDVTDANAGLAALANHLRTQGRRTVALSFHPHVDDEAAQGLGADEVISTSDPARALDVIAGAGYVVGVRLHAVILAAAAGVPFAGVSYDPKVAGFCADAGAASVGTDFEAAQVCGLVMKTRSPDWAQVQAMKTRARDSFDWAINA from the coding sequence GTGAACATCGCGGTCAGCGGCTACTACGGCTTCGACAACACCGGCGACGAGGCCATTGCGCTGGCCATCACGCGGGAGCTGCAGCGGCGCGGACACACGGCCCTGCTGCTCAGCAACACCCCGGCCCAGACCCGCGCCCGCTACGGTGGGCGCAGCGAAGGCCGCATGAGCGTGCTGGGGCTGCCGCGGGCCATCCTCAGCTCGCAGCAGCTGTGGTCCGGCGGCGGCGGCCTGCTGCAGGACAAGACCAGCAGCCGCACCCTCACCTACTACCTGGGCGTGATCCGGCTGGCCCAGCTGCTGCGCCGCCGGGTGGTGGTGTTCAACCAGTCGGTGGGGCCGCTGAGCCTGGAGGGCGGGGCGCGGGTGGCGCGCGGCCTGCAGGGCGCCTGCGTGATCGTGCGTGACCGGGGCAGCCTGGAGACCCTCAAGCGGCTGGGCGTGGAGGCGCGACTGGGCGGAGACCCCGCGCTGCTGCTGACGCCGTCCGACACGGTCCAGCGCCAGCCGGAGACGGTGGTGCTGGCTCCGCGCGGCGACGTGACCGACGCCAACGCCGGGCTGGCCGCACTGGCCAATCACCTGAGGACGCAGGGCCGGCGCACCGTGGCGCTGAGTTTTCACCCGCACGTGGATGACGAGGCGGCCCAGGGGCTGGGGGCCGACGAGGTGATCAGCACCTCGGACCCCGCGCGGGCGCTGGACGTGATCGCGGGGGCCGGGTACGTGGTGGGGGTGCGGCTGCACGCGGTGATTCTGGCCGCGGCCGCCGGGGTGCCGTTTGCCGGAGTCAGCTACGACCCGAAGGTGGCGGGCTTCTGCGCCGACGCCGGGGCGGCCAGCGTGGGCACCGACTTCGAGGCGGCCCAGGTCTGCGGCCTGGTGATGAAGACGCGTAGCCCCGACTGGGCGCAGGTGCAGGCGATGAAGACCCGAGCCCGCGACAGCTTCGACTGGGCCATCAACGCCTGA
- a CDS encoding PaaI family thioesterase, with protein MTTDPEPALNRLTPDVLQRLSPTELAEQLNGQVGELQQRLGIRLLEASPARLVARMPVEGNRQPAMRLHGGASAALVEDLASLGSWLNLDVSRQVAVGVDLNITHVRGAVSGEVQAEAELTYRGRSVMVWTVTIRNEHGKVTSVGRCTCNVVNR; from the coding sequence ATGACCACCGACCCCGAACCGGCCCTGAACCGCCTCACGCCGGACGTGTTGCAGCGCCTCTCCCCCACCGAACTGGCCGAGCAGCTGAACGGGCAGGTGGGCGAGTTGCAGCAGCGGCTGGGCATCCGGCTGCTGGAAGCCAGCCCAGCGCGGCTGGTGGCCCGCATGCCGGTGGAGGGCAACCGCCAGCCGGCCATGCGGCTGCATGGCGGTGCCAGCGCCGCGCTGGTGGAGGACCTGGCCAGCCTCGGCTCGTGGCTGAACCTGGACGTGAGCCGGCAGGTGGCGGTGGGCGTGGACCTGAACATCACCCACGTGCGCGGCGCGGTCAGCGGCGAGGTGCAGGCCGAGGCCGAGCTGACCTACCGGGGCCGCAGCGTGATGGTCTGGACCGTGACCATCCGCAACGAGCACGGCAAGGTCACCAGCGTGGGCCGCTGCACCTGCAACGTGGTGAACCGCTGA